From a single Piliocolobus tephrosceles isolate RC106 chromosome 21, ASM277652v3, whole genome shotgun sequence genomic region:
- the FAM32A gene encoding protein FAM32A: protein MEAYEQVQKGPLKLKGVAELGVTKRKKKKKDKDKAKLLEAMGTSKKNEEEKRRGLDKRTPAQAAFEKMQEKRQMERILKKASKTHKQRVEDFNRHLDTLTEHYDIPKVSWTK from the exons ATGGAGGCCTACGAGCAGGTCCAAAAGGGACCCCTGAAGCTGAAAGGCGTCGCAGAGCTGGGAGTGACCAAGCG gaagaagaaaaagaaggacaaaGACAAAGCGAAACTCCTGGAAGCAATGGGAACGAGCAAAAAGAACGAGGAGGAGAAGCGGCGCGGCCTGGACAAGCGGACCCCGGCCCAGGCGGCCTTCGAGAAAATGCAGGAGAAGCGG CAAATGGAAAGGATCCTAAAGAAAGCATCTAAAACCCACAAGCAGAGAGTAGAGGACTTCAACAGACACCTGGACACACTCACGGAGCATTATGACATTCCCAAAGTCAGCTGGACGAAGTAG